The Streptomyces sp. 11x1 genomic sequence GAGCCCGAACTCCCCCAGCTCTCCCACGGTGCCCTTCATCGTCGTATCGCCCCTTCTTGTGCCGCTTCCAGTGTCACAGGCGCCCGGTCGCGGGCCGTTCTCGTCCTCGGTACGGTCGAGTGGACCGTCAACTTCCGTCGTCCCCGCACCCCGGTGCGTGCGGCGCGGCCCCCCGGGGTCTCCCCCTGGCGCTCGGCGACGCGATACCGTGGCGTTCCTTTTCCCGACATGATCCACATGATCCTCGTGGCCGCCCTGGAGGTTCCGTGGTACAGGCGTACATCCTGATCCAGACGGAGGTCGGCAAAGCGTCGACCGTCGCCGACACGATCAGCAAGCTCCCTGGGGTCATCCAGGCCGAGGACGTGACGGGCCCGTACGACGTCATCGTGCGCGCCCAGGCCGACACCGTCGACGACCTCGGCCGGCTGGTGGTCGCGAAGGTCCAGCAAGTGGACGGGATCACCCGTACCCTGACCTGCCCGGTCGTTCACCTGTAGCCCCCGTCTACCCTTGCCCGGTGAACTCGTTGCGTCACCGGGGCCCCGCTCGTCGCGGGCTGCCCGTCCTGGCTGTTTCGTTGATCGCCGTCGCGGGCTGCTCCTCAGCAGACGACAGCGGCTCGGCGGCGGTTCCCAGCCCGGGGGCCGCCGCCACGAAACTGTGCCGGAACCTGGACGAGGTGTTGCCGCGGACGGTGGACGGTCTCGGCCGCCGGGATCCTCAGCCCGCCTCCTCGCTGACGGCGGGCTGGGGCGACGCGGTGATCATACTGCGCTGTGGGGTGCCCCGGCCGCCCAAGATGGTCGACCCAGGGGTGGCGGAGGGACGGGACGCCGACGCGGTCGCCGGGGCCGTCGACGGGGTGGACTGGCTGATGGAGAAGCGGGACGGGGGCGCCTACCGCTTCACCACGGCCAATCGCTCCGTGTATGTGGAGGTGTCGGTGACCGCGGATCGGGCCAGGGACGACACCTCGCCGATCCTGGTGGGGCTGGCGCCCGCCATCAAGAAGGCGGTTCCTGAAGGGGTTGCCTCCTGAGGGGGTGCCTCAGGAGGCCGTCTGGAGGCTGCGACGCCGTCGTGGCTGGTCGCGCCCACGCGGCGGAGCCGCACATCGACACAGCCCCGCGCCCCTTGTGGGGCTCGGGTCAGCGCAGGCCCGTCGACCTGTGCAGCGCCGCCTGGATCAGGCGGTCCACCAGCTCGCCGTACTCCACCCCGCTCGCCTTCCACATCGCGGGGTACATCGAGATCGGTGTGAAGCCGGGGAGCGTGTTGATCTCGTTGATGACGAAGTCGCCCTCCTCCGTGAGGAAGAAGTCGGCGCGCACCAGACCCTCGCAGGAGGCGGCCTCGAAGGCGTCGACCGCGAGCTGCTGGACCTCGGCGGTCTCCTCCGGGGTCAGCGGGGCCGGGACGATGCCCGGGGTCGAGTCGATGTACTTCGCCTCGAAGTCGTAGTAGGCGTGGGCCTCGGGCGGCGGGATCTCGGCGGGGACGGAGGCGCGCGGGCCGTCCTCGAACTCCAGGACGCCGCACTCGATCTCCCGGCCGCGCAGGGCCGCCTCGACCAGGATCTTCGGGTCGTGGCGCTGGGCCTCGGCAATGGCCTCGTCGAGGCCGACGATGTCGTCGACCTTGGTGATGCCGATGGAGGAGCCCGCGCGGGCGGGCTTCACGAAGAGGGGCCAGCCGTGCTCACCGGCGAGATCGATGATCTTCTTGCGGGCGGCCGACTCGTCGAGCTGCCACTCGCGCGGCCTGATCACCACGTACGGGCCGACCTTGAGCCCGAAGGAGGTGAACACCCTCTTCATGTACTCCTTGTCCTGGCCGACGGCCGAGGCGAGGACGCCCGAGCCGACGTACGGGACGCCGGAGAGTTCCAGAAGGCCCTGGAGGGTGCCGTCCTCGCCGTACGGGCCGTGCAGGACGGGGAAGACGACATCGACCTCGCCGAGGGCCTTGGGCACCGAACCGGGCTCGCTGTAGACGACTTCGCGGTTGGCGGGGTCGACGGGCAGGATCACGCCGCCCTCCCGGGACTCGGCGAGCTCCTCGACGCTCGGCGTACGGCGGTCGGTGATCGCCATCCGCTCCGGTTCGTCGGCGGTGAGCGCCCAACGGCCGTCCCGCGTGATGCCGATCGGCAGGACGTCGTACTTCGTCCGGTCGATGGCTCGCAGTACGGCGCCGGCCGTGACCACGGAGATCCCGTGTTCCGAGCTGCGGCCGCCGAAGACGACGGCCACGCGCGGCTTGCGGGACGGCTGCTCAGGGCTCTGGGGGAGGTTCTCGCTGCTCATATCGCGACGAGAGTACCCGGTGGTAGGGCGCGAGTCAGTGCCCGAACGGTCGCTTTCGCTCAGCGTCGCTCCGGCTTGGCGCTGCGCGACATCATTTCCTTGAGGGCGACGACCGGCGGCTTGCCGTCGTGGACGATGTCGACGACCGTCTCGGTGATGGGCATGTCGACACCGTGCCGGCGGGCCAAGTCCAGCACGGACTCACAGGACTTGACGCCCTCGGCGGTCTGCTTGGTGACCGCGATGGTCTCCTGGAGGGTCATGCCCTTGCCGAGGTTGGTGCCGAAGGTGTGGTTGCGGGAAAGCGGCGAGGAACAGGTCGCCACCAGATCGCCGAGGCCCGCGAGTCCGGAGAAGGTGAGCGGGTCGGCGCCCATCGCGAGACCGAGCCGGGTCGTCTCCGCGAGACCGCGGGTGATGAGCGATCCCTTGGCGTTGTCGCCGAGGCCCATGCCGTCCGCGATGCCGACGGCGAGACCGATGACGTTCTTCACCGCGCCGCCCAGCTCGCAGCCGACGACGTCGGTGTTGGTGTACGGGCGGAAGTACGGCGTGTGGCAGGCGGTCTGGAGCCTCTGGGCGACCGCCTCGTCGGTGCAGGCGACCACGGAGGCGGCCGGCATGCGGGAGGCGATCTCCCGTGCCAGGTTGGGCCCGGAGACGACGGCGACGCGGTCCTGACCCACCTTGGCGACGTCCTCGATCACCTCGCTCATCCGCATGGCGGAACCGAGTTCGACGCCTTTCATCAGCGAGACGAGGACCGTGCCGGGGGCCAGCAGGGGCACCCATTCGGCGAGGTTGGCGCGCAGGGTCTGGGAGGGGATGGACAGGATCGTGAAATCGGCGTCGGCGGCGGCCTCGGCCGGGTCCGTGGTGGCCCGCACGTTCTGCGGGAGTTCCAGGCCCGGCAGGTAGTCGGTGTTGGTCCGAGTGGAGTTGATCGCGTCCGCGACCTCCGGACGGCGCGCCCACAGGGTGACCTCGCACCCGGCGTCGGCGAGCACCGTACCGAAGGCCGTACCCCATGAACCGGCGCTGAACACGGCCGCCTTGACCGGCTTGCTCACTTGCCCTGCCCCTCTTCCTGATGTTCCTGGGCCCGCTGGACCGGGCTGTGCTGTTGCCGCTTCCCATTGTCGAGCACAGCCCGGGCGCTCCTGCGCCGCTGCTCGATCCGCTCCCGCTTGGGGTCGTACGGCGTCGCGGGGGCCTTCTCGCCGCGGATCTCCTCCAGCTGGTGGGTGATGGCGGCCATGATGACCTCCGTCGCGTCCCTCAGCAGGTCGGGGCTCATCTCCCGGCCGTAGAAGCGCGAGAGGTCCACGGGCGGGCCCGCGAGGACGTGGTGGGTCTTGCGCGGCAGGAGGTTCGGCTTCTTCGCGTACGGCGGCAGCAGTTCGTTGGCGCCCCACTGGGCGACGGGGATCACCGGGCACCTGGTCTGCAGGGCGACCCGCGCCGCACCGGTCTTGCCGGTCATCGGCCAGCCGTCCGGGTCGCGGGTGAGGGTGCCCTCGGGGTAGAAGGCGACGCACTCGCCGCGCTCCACGGCGTCGATCGCGGCCCGGAACGCGCTCAGCGCGTCGGTGCTCTCGCGATAGACGGGGATCTGACCGGTGCCGCGCATGACGGCGCCGATGAATCCCTTGCCGAAGAGACCGCTCTTCGCGAGAAATCGCGGAACCCGGCCGCTGTTGTACTGATAATGGGCGTACGCAAAGGGATCGACATGCGAATTGTGGTTCACGGCAGTGATAAATCCACCCTCGGCCGGAATGTTCTCCATTCCACGCCAGTCCCGCTTGATCAGCACCACCAGGGGTGGTTTGGCGATCACCGCGGCGAGGCGGTACCAGAAGCCGATTCTCCGGCGGGGCACGCGGACACCTTCCTCTAGGACTTCCCAGGGCCTGCTCCGGGGGCCCGGAGCCGCACAAGTGTCGCCCCGGGCTGCCGGTCTGTCGAGAACACCGTACGCCCCGCCCTGCGGCCGTCCATTGCGCCCAGGTGACAATGGCCGCGACAAGAGAGGGACGGAACGCCCGTGCAGTGGACCCTGGTCGTACCCCTGAAGCCCCTGGCGCGGGCCAAGAGCAGGCTCTCGGACACCGCCGACGACGGGGTGCGCCCCGGTCTGGCCCTCGCCTTCGCGCAGGACACGGTGGCAGCGGCCCTGGCCGCCGCGGCGGTCCGGAGTGTGGTGGTGGTCACGGACGACCCGCTGGCCGCGCGCGAGCTGGCGGCCCTGGGCGCCCGCACCGTCCCCGAGGATCCGCACGAGGGCTCCGGGGACGGCCTGAACGCCGCTCTGCGGCACGCGGCGGCCGTCGTGCGCGGTGTACGCCCGCAAAGCCCTGTGGTGGCGCTGAACGCGGATCTGCCCGCTCTGCGCTCCGGGGAATTGACCCGCGTACTGAACGCGGCCGCCGAATTCCCCCGCGCTTTTCTCCCCGATGCCGCGGGCACCGGTACGACCCTGCTCGCCGCGACCCCCGGCCATGACCTCTCCCCCGCCTTCGGCCCCGACTCCCGTCGACGCCACCGCCGCTCCGGTGCCGTGGAACTCGCTCTCGCCGACGTCGACTCCGTACGCCAGGACGTCGACACCGGGGACGACCTGCGCGCCGCCCTCGGCCTCGGCGTGGGCCCCCGTACGGCCGCGGCGGCCGCGCGCCTGCTGATCCCCGGCCAGTAGGCTGCGGCCATGCAGGCCACCGCGTACACCTACGACCCCGCCACCCGCAGCGGCCAGGTCCTTCTCGACGACGGCACCCCGCTCCCCTTCGACACCCCGGCCTTCGACGCGGGCGCCCTGCGCCTGCTGCGCCCGGGCCAGCGCGTCAGGATCGAGACGGAGGGCGAGGCGGAGAGCCTGCGCATCACCTTGATCACCTTGCAGACCTTCTGAACAGACTCGCACCAAGCCGCGCCCCAAAGGGCGCGGGGAACTGCGCTAGCAACCACACCAGCCGCACCCGCCCGCGAACAAGTCCCCCACGGCGAACAGGCGCCTCTGCCCTTCCTCCCTGCTCTGCCCCAGAACACGCCGCGGGCCGGGCTCCCCATTCAGGAACCCGGCCCGGCGCGTGTGTGTGAGTACCCGGCGCCCTAGGCCTGACGCGCGGCCGTCTTCTTCGCGGTCGTCTTGCGAGCCGTCGACTTCTTGGCCGGCGCCTTCTTCGCGGTGGCCTTCTTGGCCGGGGCCTTCTTCGCCGCGGTCTTCTTCGCCGCCGCCGCCGTCGTCTTGGCGGTCGTCTTCTTCGCCGCCGCCGTCTTCGTGGTGGCCTTCTTGGCGGTTGCCTTCTTCGCCGTGGTCTTCTTCGCGGCGGCCGTCGTCTTCTTGGCGGCGGCCGTGGTCTTGCGGGCGGTGGTCTTCTTGGCGGTGGTCTTCTTCGCCGCCGCCTTCTTGACCGTCGCCGAAGCCCCACCGCTCAGGCTGCCCTTGGGCGCCTTCTTGACCGCGACCTCGCCACCACGGGGAAGCTTCTTCGACCCGCTCACCAGGTCCTTGAAGCCCTGACCCGCGCGGAAACGCGGCACGGAGGTCTTCTTGACCCGAACCCGCTCACCCGTCTGCGGGTTGCGGGCGTAACGGGCAGGCCGGTCGACCTTCTCGAACGAACCGAAGCCGGTGACCGACACCCGGTCCCCGCCGACGACCGCGCGGACGATGGCGTCCAGAACGGCGTCGACCGCGTCGGCGGCCTGCTGACGCCCGCCGACCTTGTCCGCAATCGCTTCTACGAGCTGCGCCTTGTTCACGTCTTCCCCTTCGGAGACATCGCCCGAACGATAGTGTTCAAGCTTTTTCGCACGTTAGGCAGATATATACCGCAAATCAAACACGAAACGGGCTTATCACCCTTGTGCCGCAACGAACTCGGACGGTCATGGAGTTCCTTCAGCGTTCCTCCGCGGGCATTCGCCCAGCGTCGAGGTCCGTCGTGAAGCTCTCCAGACGCCTTGCCGCGTCGGCGAGATCGTGCTTGGCCACGGCCGTAATGACCAGCAGCTTCCGGGTCAGCGCCATGCGTACGCCCTCCGGGACTTGCAGTGCGCGCACCCTTGCGTGCGCTTCCTTGAGTTGGCTCGCGACCGCCGCATAGAGCTCGAGTTGGCCGTCGTGTTCCATGCACAGATTGTGCCATCTGGGGCGAGTTGTCGCCTGCGCAGGGGGCAACTGCCGTCTCCCCGGGGCCCCCGGAGCACCCCGGGCAGATGCCTCACCATGATGCGCGTACCCCGGCAATCACCTTTGTAACTAGGGGAGTTGAAACCTTTCTGCAGATGACTTCGAAGGTGCCCGGACCCGGACATGCAGGTACCCCCAACCGTGCCCGATTGGGGGTACCTGAGGGTGTCGCGGTGGCTGGAATCCGCCTTGCGCGGCCCGCCCGAGGGATGGGTCCGCGCTGTGGATCAGACCTTCAGCGTCCTCGGCTTGTAGGAGGGGCGCTTGGCCTCGTACGCGGCGATGTCGGCCTCGTTCTGGAGGGTGATGGAGATGTCGTCGAGCCCGTTCAGCAGCCGCCAGCGGGAGTTCTCGTCCAGCTCGAAGGAGGCGGTGATGCCCTCGGCGCGCACCTCGCGGGCCTCGAGATCGACGGTGATCTCAGCCTCGGGGTCGTTCTCCGTGAGCTGCTGCAGCGCGTCCACGATCTTCTGCTCCAGGACGACCGTGAGCAGGCCGTTCTTGAGCGAGTTGCCGCGGAAGATGTCGGCGAAGCGGGAGGAGATGACGGCCTTGAAGCCGTAGTTCTGCAGCGCCCACACCGCGTGCTCACGGGAGGAGCCGGTGCCGAAGTCGGGGCCGGCGACCAGGACGGTGGCGCCGCGTCGCTCGGGCTGGTTGAGGATGAACGTCTCGTCCTTGCGCCAGGCCTCGAACAGCCCGTCCTCGAAGCCGTCCCTGGTCACCTTCTTGAGCCAGTGGGCGGGGATGATCTGGTCGGTGTCGACGTTGCTGCGGCGCAGCGGGACGGCCCGGCCGGTGTGCGTGGTGAATGCTTCCATGGCTGTTCAGACTCCAGCGGGCGCGGGGGTGTCGACGTCGGTCAGGTCCGCGGGGGACGCCAGGTGCCCCAGGACGGCGGTCGCGGCGGCGACCTGCGGCGAGACCAGGTGGGTACGGCCGCCCTTGCCCTGCCTGCCCTCGAAGTTGCGGTTGGAGGTGGACGCGGAGCGCTCACCGGGGGCCAGCTGGTCGGGGTTCATGCCCAGGCACATCGAGCAGCCCGCGTGCCGCCACTCGGCGCCGGCCTCCTTGAAGACCACGTCCAGGCCCTCGGAGACGGCCTGCAGACCGACCCGCGCGGAGCCGGGGACGACCAGCATCCGTACGCCGTCGGCGACTTTGCGGCCCTTGACCAGCTCGGCGGCGGCGCGCAGGTCCTCGATGCGGCCGTTGGTGCACGAACCTACGAAGACGGTGTCCACCTTGATGGAGCGCAGCGGCTGGCCGGCCTCCAACCCCATGTACTCCAGGGCCTTTTCGGCGGCGAGGCGCTCCGAAGCGTCCTCGTACGAAGCCGGGTCGGGGACGGACGCCGAAAGCGGCGCGCCCTGGCCGGGGTTGGTGCCCCAGGTGACGAACGGCGACAGGGAGGCGCCGTCGATGATCACCTCGGCGTCGAACTCGGCGTCCTCGTCCGTCTTCAGCGTCTTCCAGTACGCGACGGCCGCGTCCCAGTCCTCGCCCTCGGGGGCGTGCGGACGGCCCTTGAGGTAGTCGAAGGTCGTCTGGTCGGGAGCGATCATGCCCGCACGGGCACCGGCCTCGATCGACATGTTGCAGATGGTCATGCGGGCCTCCATCGAGAGCTTCTCGATGGCGGGGCCCCGGTACTCCAGGACATAGCCCTGGCCGCCGCCCGTACCGATCTTGGCGATGATCGCCAGGATCAGGTCCTTGGCGGTGACGCCCTCGGCCAGCTCACCCTCGACCGTGATCGCCATGGTCTTGGGGCGGACCAGCGGCAGCGTCTGCGTGGCCAGCACATGCTCCACCTGGGAGGTGCCGATACCGAACGCCAGACCGCCGAAGGCGCCGTGCGTCGAGGTGTGGGAGTCGCCGCAGACGACCGTCATACCGGGCTGGGTCAGACCCAGCTGCGGGCCGACGACGTGCACGACGCCCTGCTCGACGTCGCCCAGCGGGTGCAGACGCACACCGAACTCGGCGGCGTTCGCGCGCAGCGTCTCCAGCTGGACACGGGAGACCGGGTCCGCGATGGGCTTGTCGATGTCGAGGGTGGGAGTGTTGTGGTCCTCGGTCGCGATGGTCAGGTCGAGCCGGCGAACCTTCCGCCCGCTCTTGCGGAGACCGTCGAAGGCCTGGGGGCTGGTCACCTCGTGCAGCAGGTGCAAGTCGATGAAGAGGAGGTCGGGCTCGCCCTCGGCGCGCCGGACGACATGGTCGTCCCAGACCTTCTCCGCGAGTGTCCTACCCATCGCTTTCCCTCCGGCCGACGCGCCTGCGCGCCGGCCCAACTAGAGATATCGGAGGTGGCGAGCGCGCGTATCCCCTCGTGGCGCGCGCCGGCCGCCGGGCTCGTCGGTCCGCGAGCCGTTGTTGTT encodes the following:
- the leuD gene encoding 3-isopropylmalate dehydratase small subunit, with amino-acid sequence MEAFTTHTGRAVPLRRSNVDTDQIIPAHWLKKVTRDGFEDGLFEAWRKDETFILNQPERRGATVLVAGPDFGTGSSREHAVWALQNYGFKAVISSRFADIFRGNSLKNGLLTVVLEQKIVDALQQLTENDPEAEITVDLEAREVRAEGITASFELDENSRWRLLNGLDDISITLQNEADIAAYEAKRPSYKPRTLKV
- a CDS encoding HU family DNA-binding protein codes for the protein MNKAQLVEAIADKVGGRQQAADAVDAVLDAIVRAVVGGDRVSVTGFGSFEKVDRPARYARNPQTGERVRVKKTSVPRFRAGQGFKDLVSGSKKLPRGGEVAVKKAPKGSLSGGASATVKKAAAKKTTAKKTTARKTTAAAKKTTAAAKKTTAKKATAKKATTKTAAAKKTTAKTTAAAAKKTAAKKAPAKKATAKKAPAKKSTARKTTAKKTAARQA
- a CDS encoding Lrp/AsnC family transcriptional regulator encodes the protein MVQAYILIQTEVGKASTVADTISKLPGVIQAEDVTGPYDVIVRAQADTVDDLGRLVVAKVQQVDGITRTLTCPVVHL
- the leuC gene encoding 3-isopropylmalate dehydratase large subunit; protein product: MGRTLAEKVWDDHVVRRAEGEPDLLFIDLHLLHEVTSPQAFDGLRKSGRKVRRLDLTIATEDHNTPTLDIDKPIADPVSRVQLETLRANAAEFGVRLHPLGDVEQGVVHVVGPQLGLTQPGMTVVCGDSHTSTHGAFGGLAFGIGTSQVEHVLATQTLPLVRPKTMAITVEGELAEGVTAKDLILAIIAKIGTGGGQGYVLEYRGPAIEKLSMEARMTICNMSIEAGARAGMIAPDQTTFDYLKGRPHAPEGEDWDAAVAYWKTLKTDEDAEFDAEVIIDGASLSPFVTWGTNPGQGAPLSASVPDPASYEDASERLAAEKALEYMGLEAGQPLRSIKVDTVFVGSCTNGRIEDLRAAAELVKGRKVADGVRMLVVPGSARVGLQAVSEGLDVVFKEAGAEWRHAGCSMCLGMNPDQLAPGERSASTSNRNFEGRQGKGGRTHLVSPQVAAATAVLGHLASPADLTDVDTPAPAGV
- a CDS encoding NAD(P)H-dependent glycerol-3-phosphate dehydrogenase, which produces MSKPVKAAVFSAGSWGTAFGTVLADAGCEVTLWARRPEVADAINSTRTNTDYLPGLELPQNVRATTDPAEAAADADFTILSIPSQTLRANLAEWVPLLAPGTVLVSLMKGVELGSAMRMSEVIEDVAKVGQDRVAVVSGPNLAREIASRMPAASVVACTDEAVAQRLQTACHTPYFRPYTNTDVVGCELGGAVKNVIGLAVGIADGMGLGDNAKGSLITRGLAETTRLGLAMGADPLTFSGLAGLGDLVATCSSPLSRNHTFGTNLGKGMTLQETIAVTKQTAEGVKSCESVLDLARRHGVDMPITETVVDIVHDGKPPVVALKEMMSRSAKPERR
- a CDS encoding D-alanine--D-alanine ligase family protein encodes the protein MSSENLPQSPEQPSRKPRVAVVFGGRSSEHGISVVTAGAVLRAIDRTKYDVLPIGITRDGRWALTADEPERMAITDRRTPSVEELAESREGGVILPVDPANREVVYSEPGSVPKALGEVDVVFPVLHGPYGEDGTLQGLLELSGVPYVGSGVLASAVGQDKEYMKRVFTSFGLKVGPYVVIRPREWQLDESAARKKIIDLAGEHGWPLFVKPARAGSSIGITKVDDIVGLDEAIAEAQRHDPKILVEAALRGREIECGVLEFEDGPRASVPAEIPPPEAHAYYDFEAKYIDSTPGIVPAPLTPEETAEVQQLAVDAFEAASCEGLVRADFFLTEEGDFVINEINTLPGFTPISMYPAMWKASGVEYGELVDRLIQAALHRSTGLR
- a CDS encoding 1-acyl-sn-glycerol-3-phosphate acyltransferase → MPRRRIGFWYRLAAVIAKPPLVVLIKRDWRGMENIPAEGGFITAVNHNSHVDPFAYAHYQYNSGRVPRFLAKSGLFGKGFIGAVMRGTGQIPVYRESTDALSAFRAAIDAVERGECVAFYPEGTLTRDPDGWPMTGKTGAARVALQTRCPVIPVAQWGANELLPPYAKKPNLLPRKTHHVLAGPPVDLSRFYGREMSPDLLRDATEVIMAAITHQLEEIRGEKAPATPYDPKRERIEQRRRSARAVLDNGKRQQHSPVQRAQEHQEEGQGK
- a CDS encoding DUF3515 domain-containing protein; this encodes MNSLRHRGPARRGLPVLAVSLIAVAGCSSADDSGSAAVPSPGAAATKLCRNLDEVLPRTVDGLGRRDPQPASSLTAGWGDAVIILRCGVPRPPKMVDPGVAEGRDADAVAGAVDGVDWLMEKRDGGAYRFTTANRSVYVEVSVTADRARDDTSPILVGLAPAIKKAVPEGVAS
- the cofC gene encoding 2-phospho-L-lactate guanylyltransferase; amino-acid sequence: MQWTLVVPLKPLARAKSRLSDTADDGVRPGLALAFAQDTVAAALAAAAVRSVVVVTDDPLAARELAALGARTVPEDPHEGSGDGLNAALRHAAAVVRGVRPQSPVVALNADLPALRSGELTRVLNAAAEFPRAFLPDAAGTGTTLLAATPGHDLSPAFGPDSRRRHRRSGAVELALADVDSVRQDVDTGDDLRAALGLGVGPRTAAAAARLLIPGQ